ATGTCGGAACCTGTGTTCCACTCAGCCAGCCGATACGTGAAGTTGGACACGCAGTGTTCCGGCTCCGTCCATTCCGCGCCGAAACGCTCCACCTGCCACCGCGGCACGGGCGACGACGTGATGAATGAAACGATATAGGGCAGGTAGGGGCAGGGTCCCTCGGTCTCTATCTGGAAGGTCAGATCGTCCACCGCGCGGATACCCACCTGCTCCACGTCCGTCAGTTCACCCTGGTTGAAGGCCCGCCCGTTCTTGATCACGTAGTAGAGAAAGGCGTAGATGTTTCCGCTGGCCGGATCCAGCATGCGGCGGAAGGAGTACTCGAAGTCTTGAGCCGTAACGTCCCTGCCGTCGCTCCACCGCGCGCCTTCCCGGAGATGGAAGGTCCATGTCCGGCCGTCCTCCGAAGACTCCCACCGGTCCGCCGCGGCAGGCACCAGTTCGTTGTTCTCGTCCAGCAGCACCAGCCGCTCGAAGGCGAAGTACGTGCCGTCGGCCTCGTAGGCCGCCACGCTGATGTCCAGCGTGGACGGCTCGCGGAACATGTATCGGAAGCGCTGCTGTTCCGGCGGGGCCGCGTCGTCCGGCAGCTGGCGGCCTATGGAATTTACCCAGGCCTGGCTGTCAGACCGGGAACCGTTTTCGTCGCCGGCGCAACCGCTCAGGCACAGGATCGCCAAGGCCAGCAGCATGCAGCCGGAAGCCACGGGCAGCAGGGGTTCTCGACGTCGCACCAGCGCCTTGGATCCGCGACGCCTCCTGTTTCGGATGTATGTGTCCATTGCGGGAACCTCGTCCTTGTATCGTCAGCCGTTCTTCGGCAGGTGGTCCGTATAGAATCGCACCCAGTTCCGATACATGATCTTCTCGATATCATCCCGGGCGTAGCCCCGGTCTTCAAGTATGGGGGCCAGCAACTGGTAATCCGCGATGGAATCGACTTCGCAAGGGGCTCCGTCAATGCCGCCCTGCCCGTCGGTATCGCCGCCGATCGCCGCATGGCCGGAATTGCCAGCCAGCTGGCACACGTGATCGATATGATCGGCCACGTGGTTCAGCGTAATGTCCTCGCGCCGGTAGTGGTCCCGGCGGTTGAATCTCCCGGTGTCCGCCCAGTCGAGGGTGTACCACGGACAGAGCATCCAGGTATCCATGGACGCGCCGATGACGCCGCCCCGTTCGATGACGATCCGAAGTTGCTCGTCGGAGAACTGGCGCTGGCCGGGCACGAGGGCGCGGCAGTTCTGGTGGCTGGCCAGCACCGGTCCCTCATACCGATCCACGGCCTCGAAGAAACTCTCGTCCGAAATGTGGGTGAGGTCGAGCAACATGCCACAGGCGGACATCTCCCGCAGCAGGTCTCCCGCGGGCGCGAACAGGCCGCCCTCCGAACCCGTGCCATGGGCGTAGGTGCTCGGGCCGTAGTGGGTCAGGCTTACCACGCGGACGCCGTATTCGAACCATTCGTGTACCTGGTCCGGCCTGAGGATGGGATCGGCGCCTTCCATGCCGAGGATGAATCCCACGGGCAGCTCAGCGGTATCCTCCGCCTGCTCCCAGCCTTCCATATGGCGGGCCAGGGCTTGCCCGTGCGTGAGTACGACGCCTTCCCCCTGTTCCGCCAGCATATGGTAGTAGGCTACCTGGCCGCGGGCCGCCCCATACACCGCCGCGCTCCCGCGGAGACCGGACAGTATGCTGTTTTCCCGTTTTCGACGTACGCAGAACTTCATGAGCGCAGCCGCCACCCGGCCCCGCCGCATCTCGGGCAGGCACGCGAAGGCCACGTTGCCCGAATCTCCATCGGCCGCACGCATCTCGGCCAGGGGCAGTGTAAGGTCCCGGTTGAGCTCTACGCCGCCGTATGCCATGGGATAGTCACCGTCGAAGATGAGCATGGGAAAACGATACCGGGCGGCCCGTGGGGTGTCAATACAATTCACCCCGGTATTCCGTTTTGAATCGTGCCGGCCGCCTGTCCTTGCGTTTGCTTCGTCAAGAACGTATAATAGGCGTCCGTGAAACTTGTTTCGTAGTCAATACGTCTTACCTGATAAGGCGTTTACGTTCACGTTGAACGTACCCACAAAGCTACGGATACCTATCCCTATGCGCGCGTGTGTGCTGGTTGAACCGGGACGGATCGAAACCCGCGACGATGTCGATCTGCCGGTCGCGGGACCGACCGACGTGGTCGTGCGGGTGGAATCCGCCCTGACCTGCGGGACCGATCTCAAGGCATACCGGAGAGGTCATCACCTCATGCCGCCGCCGACCCTGTTCGGCCACGAGTTCTCGGGAGTTGTTTTCGACAAAGGGAATAAGGTGGACCGTTACGCCATCGGGCAGCCCGTCATGTCGGTACATACGGCGCCCTGTGGAAAATGCGTCTACTGCGGCAGATCGCTTCAGAACCTGTGTCCGCACCTGACCAAGACAATGGCGCTGGGCGCATACGCCGAGTACCTTAGGGTGCCCGGCACGGTGGTCGACGTGAACATGTACCCCAGGCCCGATGAACTGGGATATCGCGAGGCCGCCATGCTGGAGCCCCTGTCCTGCGTGACCTACTGCATCAGCCAGGCGCTGGCGACGCGCCCTGAAACCGCGGTCGTGATCGGCGCCGGCGCCATCGGGTTGCTGCATGTCATGGTGCTGAAGGAAATGGGTGTCGGGCAGGTCATCGTTTCGGGGCGACACGAATACCGGCTCGAAATGG
The window above is part of the Gemmatimonadota bacterium genome. Proteins encoded here:
- a CDS encoding zinc-binding dehydrogenase, whose protein sequence is MRACVLVEPGRIETRDDVDLPVAGPTDVVVRVESALTCGTDLKAYRRGHHLMPPPTLFGHEFSGVVFDKGNKVDRYAIGQPVMSVHTAPCGKCVYCGRSLQNLCPHLTKTMALGAYAEYLRVPGTVVDVNMYPRPDELGYREAAMLEPLSCVTYCISQALATRPETAVVIGAGAIGLLHVMVLKEMGVGQVIVSGRHEYRLEMAKVVGADLVIDSDSEHATEAVLDATGGHGSPIVFECTGLPAVWEESVTMVSRGGCVILFGGCPGGTKVTYDTARLHYDQITLKGIFHFTPEAVRSAYDLLADGRLDVTPLITGDRTLEEVPETFRTFRGKDTLKYAIIP
- a CDS encoding peptidase M19 translates to MNCIDTPRAARYRFPMLIFDGDYPMAYGGVELNRDLTLPLAEMRAADGDSGNVAFACLPEMRRGRVAAALMKFCVRRKRENSILSGLRGSAAVYGAARGQVAYYHMLAEQGEGVVLTHGQALARHMEGWEQAEDTAELPVGFILGMEGADPILRPDQVHEWFEYGVRVVSLTHYGPSTYAHGTGSEGGLFAPAGDLLREMSACGMLLDLTHISDESFFEAVDRYEGPVLASHQNCRALVPGQRQFSDEQLRIVIERGGVIGASMDTWMLCPWYTLDWADTGRFNRRDHYRREDITLNHVADHIDHVCQLAGNSGHAAIGGDTDGQGGIDGAPCEVDSIADYQLLAPILEDRGYARDDIEKIMYRNWVRFYTDHLPKNG